The Symphalangus syndactylus isolate Jambi chromosome 16, NHGRI_mSymSyn1-v2.1_pri, whole genome shotgun sequence genome has a window encoding:
- the LOC129464614 gene encoding LOW QUALITY PROTEIN: keratin, type I cytoskeletal 18-like (The sequence of the model RefSeq protein was modified relative to this genomic sequence to represent the inferred CDS: substituted 1 base at 1 genomic stop codon): MSFTIRSTFSTNYWSLGSVQVPSYGARPVSSSASIYAGDRGSGSWISMSLSTSFQLGVGFQSLAVGMAGGLAGMGGIQNYKEAMQSLNNSLASYLDRVRSLETQNWKLESKIQEHLEKGLQVRVWSHYFKTIEDLRAQTFENTVDNAFIFLYINNARLAADDFGVKYETELALCQSVKNYIIHGLRKVTDDTNVTWLQLETEIEALKEELVFMKKNHEVXVKGLQAQIASSGLTMEVDAPKSQDLARTIADTQAQYDKLAWKNREDLDKYWSQQIEESTTVVTMQTAKVGAAEMPLTELRHTVQSLEIDLDSMRNRKASLENSLREVEARYTLQMEQLNGILLHLESELAQTRAEGQCQAQECDALLNIKVKLEAEIATYHRLLEDGKDFNLDDALDNSMQTIQETTTRRIADGKVVSETNGTKVLRR, encoded by the coding sequence ATGAGCTTCACCATTCGTTCCACCTTCTCCACCAACTACTGGTCCCTGGGCTCTGTCCAGGTGCCCAGCTATGGTGCTCGGCCGGTCAGCAGCTCGGCCAGCATCTATGCAGGTGACAGGGGCTCTGGTTCCTGGATCTCCATGTCCCTTTCCACCAGCTTCCAGCTCGGCGTTGGGTTCCAGAGCCTGGCCGTGGGGATGGCCGGgggtctggcaggaatgggaggcATCCAGAACTATAAGGAGGCCATGCAAAGCCTGAACAACAGCCTGGCCTCCTACCTGGACAGAGTGAGGAGCTTGGAGACCCAGAACTGGAAGCTGGAGAGCAAAATCCAGGAGCATCTGGAGAAGGGACTCCAGGTCAGAGTCTGGAGCCATTACTTCAAGACCATCGAGGACCTGAGGGCTCAGACCTTCGAAAATACTGTGGACAATGCCTTCATCTTTCTGTATATCAACAATGCCCGTCTTGCTGCTGATGACTTTGGAGTCAAGTATGAGACAGAGCTGGCCCTGTGCCAGTCTGTGAAGAACTACATCATCCATGGGCTCCGCAAGGTCACTGATGACACCAATGTCACTTGGCTGCAGCTGGAGACAGAGATCGAGGCTCTCAAGGAGGAGCTGGTCTTCATGAAGAAGAACCACGAAGTGTAAGTAAAAGGCCTACAAGCTCAGATTGCCAGCTCTGGGTTGACCATGGAGGTAGATGCTCCCAAATCTCAGGACCTTGCCAGGACCATAGCAGACACCCAGGCCCAATATGACAAGCTGGCTTGGAAGAACCGAGAGGACCTGGACAAGTACTGGTCTCAGCAGATTGAGGAGAGCACTACAGTGGTCACCATGCAGACCGCCAAGGTTGGAGCTGCTGAGATGCCGCTCACGGAGCTGAGACATACAGTCCAGTCCTTGGAGATTGACCTGGACTCCATGAGAAATCGGAAGGCCAGCTTGGAGAACAGCCTGAGGGAGGTGGAGGCCCGCTACACCTTGCAGATGGAGCAGCTCAACGGGATCCTTCTGCACCTGGAGTCAGAGCTGGCACAGACCCGGGCAGAGGGACAGTGCCAGGCCCAGGAGTGCGACGCCCTGCTGAACATCAAGGTCAAGCTGGAGGCTGAGATCGCCACCTACCACCGCCTGCTGGAAGACGGCAAGGACTTCAATCTTGATGATGCCCTGGACAACTCCATGCAAACCATCCAAGAGACCACCACCCGCAGGATAGCAGATGGCAAAGTGGTGTCTGAGACCAACGGTACCAAAGTTCTGAGACGTTAA